The genomic interval CTCGATGCAGGATTTCATCGGATTGCCGTGTCAGGTGCGATCAGAGACGCGGCGTCTCCGGGAGATGCCGCCGCCGCCCTCAAGCAACGCTTGCTCGACTCACGTCGCTGGCGGGCCGTTGATTGAGTGAGCCGCGACGCGTAAGCGGCCGGACTTAAAACGCTGCCCGGTGCCTTACGGCTCACCCTTGCGTCACCAATCTTGGCTAGATCAACGGCTCGCTAGCCTGGCATTGAATCACTGCTGCGATTGCAGCATCTGTGCGCGAGCCATCGCGTCTTCGGCTTTCTGAATGTAGGTCTGATCTTGCGTGCCCGCCCATGCTCGTTGATAGGTCACGCTCATCGCGGTGAAATTGAACGAGTCGGTCGGCTCCAATTCACACGCTTTCTCGCCATGCTCGATGGCTTCGGCGTGTTGGCCTGTCTTGGTGTAGACACGTGCGAGTGCCAAGTGCGCCAGGACAAACGATTCGTCTTCGGCGACAATCGCCTTGAGTCCATCGATCGCTTCGGTGAACTTTTCATCGTCGATCAGTTTTTCGACGTCGTTGTATTGGGCGTGAAGATCGCTCATTGGAATCTATCGTAGGAAAATTGGGTTTGAACGGGGGCCAAAAAGTTGACCCCATTAAACGTCATCTCGCACGACGACGAAAGGGAGGCGAGCGGGTCAGGCAGCGGATTGCTCGCCTCGCCCGACTCAACGGTTGCAGCAAGAAAAAAGCCTTCCGCGGATCAACCGCGAAAGGCTATGAGTTATCCAGATGCTGCTGTGCAGCAGATCAGCTGATGACTAGCTATTGATCAGGGCTGCTTGAGCGGCGGCCAGTCGGGCGATCGGCACACGGAAGGGGCTGCAGCTGACGTAGTTCAATCCTGCACGGTGGCAGAATTCAACCGAGCTTGGCTCGCCGCCGTGCTCGCCACAGATACCGACCTTGAGGTCCTTCTTGGTCGAACGTCCCTTTTGAACGCCCATCTCGACCAATTGTCCCACGCCGGTTTGGTCCAGGGACTGGAAGGGGTCGACCAACAGGATGTCCTGGTGCAGGTAATCTGGCAAGAACGTTCCCACATCGTCACGGCTGTACCCGAACGTCATTTGCGTCAGGTCGTTTGTGCCGAAACTGAAGAAGTCTGCGTATTGAGCGACGTCATCTGCGGTCAAGCAAGCACGTGGGATTTCGATCATCGTGCCGATCGAGATATCCAACTTGCCGGAGAACTTCTTCGCTTCGATGGTCGATGCGATGGTTTCCTCGACCTTGCCACGCAGCAGCTTCAATTCGGCAGCAGTGCCGACCAACGGGATCATGATTTCAGGCATCGCCTTGATCTTGCGTCCCGCACAGTTGATCGCTGCTTCTACGATCGCACGGACTTGCATCTCCAGGATTTCTGGATAGGTGATGCTCAAGCGGCAACCGCGGTGACCCAGCATGGGGTTCGACTCGTGCAAGGCCTCGGAACGCTTCTTGATTTCCGCAGGCTTTACACCGAGTTCGGTCGCCATGTCTTTTTGCGCGGCGGCTTCGTGAGGCAGGAACTCGTGCAACGGCGGATCCAGTAGACGCACGGTCACGGGCAGGCCGTCCATCGCTTTGAAAATGCCTTCAAAGTCTTTGCGTTGGAAAGGCAACAGCTTCTTCAGGGCAGCGCGTCGATCCTTTTCATCTTGTGCCAGAATCATCGAACGCATGTGGATGATGCGATCTGGCTCAAAGAACATGTGTTCGGTACGGCACAGGCCGATGCCTTCGGCGCCGAAATCACGTGCACGTTTGCTGTCTGCGGGTGAATCCGCATTGGTGCGAACGGCAAGGGTGCGGAACTCATCCGCCCACTTCATCAATTGGGCAAAGTCACCGGAGAGCTTCGGCTCTTGGGTCTCGACTTCACCCA from Stieleria varia carries:
- a CDS encoding tetratricopeptide repeat protein, whose translation is MSDLHAQYNDVEKLIDDEKFTEAIDGLKAIVAEDESFVLAHLALARVYTKTGQHAEAIEHGEKACELEPTDSFNFTAMSVTYQRAWAGTQDQTYIQKAEDAMARAQMLQSQQ